Below is a genomic region from Prunus persica cultivar Lovell chromosome G3, Prunus_persica_NCBIv2, whole genome shotgun sequence.
GGACAGACAAAGCTGCTGGGGTATATTTAAGGACACTGTTTATGGTTATCTTCCTGATTTTGAATATCAACAACATTTGGAAAAGGTTGAGATTGAAATTAAGGATCTATGTGATGGTCTACCATTGGCCGCTAGGACACTCGCAGAAATCATGTCCCATAAGTCCCATAGTTTACGGTATTATTCTCAACTTAATTATACATACAGTAGTACTTTACTTACTCCCTTATTTTGGTATCGTctttcaaattatttgagtACCAATATGAATATCCCGCGCAGGTGGACTTCTCCGCCCTACCGCAAATCTGAGGAGTTGCTTCAATTACCTGATTTCTTCTTCGGTATCCCAATTGGCAGGAGGACTTATCCGCCCTACCGCAAATCTGAGGAGTTGCTTCAATTACCTGATTTCTCCTTCGGTATCCCAATGTTGGTGTTTATTGATATGCGACGAGAAGAAGAACTGATTTATAAATTTGGCAACCACCTTTATAGCGACCAGGTATTAtgtgaaataaaattttaacataGTTTATGCATAATTAAAGCTCTAATTAACATGCATGGATTTGATTAAAGTTTgttgtaaatataatattgtattgttttcctttattttctagGTTTTTGGTGTACTACTGGAAGAACCAAATATGTATAATAATCCTGAGACGGTGTTAAAGGATGTTTATGGTACTCTAGAAAAGCTTAAGCAAAATGGTTATTATGGTTTTGCTTCTGAAATTCAAAAGAAGATGAGGATTATAGTGAGTAACATGTTAATTTAATACGGTTTGCAAAAGCGTAGTCTACACTTTTCTAAATAacatttttattatctttttttaatttgacattATATATCTCAGGTTGTTGGCGAAGATTATGTTGTAAATTGGATTTTGGGAGTTATCTGTGATCTTAAATTGCCAGAGTCACCCTCCATTGCTCCGGTACCACCACCGACTTCAAAATGGGGCTCGAACTGGTACAATGAGCACCAATATGGAATCGCTGCTTCGTTTGGATGGGTTGGGCGTTTagcatttatatttaattctttttaattggcaactatttaatattgaaacgttttgttaaaaataaatcaatgaaTACATAAATAACAACGTAACACAAACCATACACGAATAACAATATTAAGCAATATTGATTAGGcaattgtaattttttggctgaattatgaatgcaatcatagaatttctcaaaaaaaaaaaaaaaaaaaaggtaaatagATAAATACATACTtctgtttaaaaaaatacgttACAATAATTTACCTACATATTAGATAGATAATTCGaagaatttataaatttgtattgGGTACATTATTCTATTATTTCATAATAggtacaatttttttcattaaataaaaaaaaagaaaaaaaaaagaaggatgaTAATtagattataaataaataatttgtgtAAGGCACATGAGAATTTTTGTGTGGTGTGCATTACttacccaaaaatatatatttgagtGTGCATTAATATATAGGCACTAACGTTTAATActctatttaatttatgcatGTTGCCTTGACTACTTCCagaagaaaatttcaaatatatcaCCGCTGCGATCGTACCTTGTTGACGTAGCACTGGCAAAACCGATGAGAATTGACAGGTATTCTGTTGAGATGTTATATGGCTAACTctttaactatatatatatatatgtatgtatttttaaatataagcgatagtataattttttttttttacaaaaaaaaaaaagaaaaaagaaggtttCTCATACATACATTACTAATTAGGTGCCATGAGAGTTTGAACCTAAAACCATCCAGTATACAAGTCAATGTCATTTTTCCACTAAGGTTAGACCTCATTGACAATTATATATGttcatattatttctttttagtttaCATTGAAGTTAACTTTTAATAGTAAGATAACAAGAATTAATGGGTAAATTAATCTGCATTAATTTATTGTAGTTGtaatcttatttattttttgggtaaattactaaaatggtcctcaaatttatacccgatttacattttggtccctcaattaaattattcgttcaaatggtccatcaactctatattaatCGCTCCATTGATCCTACCGTTACATTATGTTAATGTTGCTGTCAAATGTAAGGGTAAAACTGTCCATAACCGTCCTATGTTCCCCAAATAGGTGATAAAGTGGTGATAGATAGGTGATAAAGTGGTGATAAAGGGGTGATACATAGGTCAAAAGTCTTATTTACCCCCACAAATGTAGCATGTGCTATTCACATGactaaatttaacagaaaatgtaaTGGTAGGATCAAAGCGCcgattaataaagagttggtggACCATTTGTACGAATTTAATTTAgggaccaaaatataaattatgtacAAATTTGATGActatttgagtaatttacccttatttcttttattggaTTTTCAGCTGGCATTGTCTCATTAGGATGAAACACACTCAATCTTCTACAAGTCAACAAGAAAAACCATATTCTTCTTTTATGGACCAATTACCACATTATTTGCATGAGGTTGGAGATGTTGGAAAAGCGGTAAGAATtgctcctcttttttttttggtttcataaTCTCAATGGACCTTACAATTAGTGTCTTCATAAATTCTTATCTCTCCTTTCTTATTACCACTTCTTATCTTAAGATAATATTAATTCCTCAGttcttatatatttattaggATAATCCAATATTACACGGACGATTTTGGTACTACTTAATGTTGGCTGGTAAAGAATTTCATCCTTATTTaaactttaatttcttttcttcgttACGTGCCCAAAttcacttgatttttttttatatactcttgttatcatttcatttttatatttttcatgcaTTAATTAATGGATCAGAATCGAAGGGACACATTTTTGACACTTTTCGACACAAGCTATAGAATGTTGGATTTTAGTACTTTGGATGGCTCAAATTGCATCTCACTTACATTTAGTTTTATAAACATTACTCAAAGTTTCATTCAAAGTTCCATGATTTTCtaacaatttatattttttttattcatattttcctCGGAATTTCTACATTTGGGGACTACTAATATTTTCGAAATGGCCGATATTTAAGTCCACGATTGGAGTTCAAGGTATTTATTGGCAGAGCTTCGTGCTTTCATCCAAGCTAAATTATTCATCATGTTGTTATAAATAACCCTGTATGCATATGAAATTACTAATTATTGGTATCCAATCCTGGAAATTTGATATTAAATTATGTAGGCTTATTTTCATAAAAGGTCTTTGAGGTTCACAAAATTATCATCTTTagtcttttatattttttgtgacATGGTTAGTCCTTAAAGTTACTCGCATacataaagaagaaaataacaataatccTCCTGTACTATAAGAATTTTGTTGTTACAGAAGTTCCTTATGCGATGGAGATCCTACTTTTTAGGGATTTCTGGAACTGGTATGTTATTTATCCTTATACAAGAATTTTGTATCTGATCCACCAGCTATTTTatatttagttaattttagcTAGATTGATtccgataaaaaaaaaaaagaagaaattaaccAAAACTCACAgataaatgaaaacaaaaacaaaaacacacctTAATGTTAAAAGAAGAACACGTGCCCAGAATTGATGACCTTTTTCACCAGCAGATGAAAAAGTGGAAATCCTCTGCTTTTATGAATtgacaacaaaattaaatcctctGCATTTATGTATCAAAattcatcaattaaaattaatttaacattttgtttttttttatgatttattgacactttttaattgatgtggctgtCCACTTCATGTGCAACATAATATAGTATAagaatgtggtatacaaaccattaaattattaaatgatGAAATAGAGGATCAAGAACTATAGAAAGCAAAAACACATTCTTTCCCTTTgaacaaattaatttcaaaccATAAAATTGTTAAATTCTGACAATAAATGATCAAgtactcaaattggaaacatTCCAACTAGTAAATACTAACGAGTATATCTCAAAACATGTaattaagttttaatttttttaaaagagaaaaaaaacaggCGGACTCATAAATGattaaaaaagttaaaaactgacacacacaaaattctaAATCTATACTAAATTGACACACCATTGTGCATAACGGTAAACTCTAATTAGGGTAACTTTTTGAATATGTAAAAGTataataaatcatattttaaatttaattagataACTTGATGAGTTGGATTCTAGTTATCGAGttttacttataaaaattaagaGTATTTTTGCTTACCACTTTAACCCAATGTTTACTCTTATCATCCTTCtaaaaaattgacatttgttcatataaaataaagtaaatttagaCAGGTCTATAAATAACCATATTTAATTGGTAATTATGTTGCGGATAATCTTCTTGGGAAGAATTGAATGAGCTCATGAGCATTTACTTCTTGATCTTTCAGCTGGGTAGCTCTAGTAAGCTACTTTGTTCAAGAACTTGGGCTGAGTGTTAGAGTTCAGAGGGGAAGagacggggagagagagagatggggagGGGTGAAAAACCAGGAGGAGTTTCTGGGTTTCTGGTTGTTGGGTTTGTTGGGGAGGGTGGTAGGGGTAAGGAGTGGTCCACAACCACATTCGAAGTAGCATCTGCAAACTGAGTtgttgttattcaaaatgaagcCAGCCTTTGGTTGATCAATATGCCTACATGGAATGAGTTGATGAAGCTTCTcaggattttctttttctttagtgtctttttcttcttattttttgggtcaaaattttgaaatttttttattaaaaaaaaaaattaaactgaaaattggatgaaatgttgaggATTTAGACGGTAGAGAgaaattggaggaaaaaaaaaaggttcatatccttaattttctttaaaaaaaaggatagaGGGTGAAAGGTAGGTACAAGTTTAGGGAGCAAATCACTAGTATACCCCAAAAGATGTGATGAAAAATCTCAAAGAGAgtagaaagagagggagagagagcgagagccgaaagaggaaagagagagagagatagggaGAGAaatcaaaaagaaagagagacagagacagagacagagagagagcaaagagcAGAGTGGGTGTCAGGGGAACGGGGAGGAGGGAGGGGTTAGGGCAGTGGCAGATCCAGGATTGTTACCCTATGAGGACATAAAATTAAAgtttcgtttttctttttaaaatgaaacaatgcaaaaaaataataatttaaaaacacaccaaacttattccaactaacaaaaacatcattcaataaatcaagctcatatatgtattatgtaagccaaaaatttcatcaaaataataacataaacccaaataataaataaactcaCCCAAAAATAacccaaataataaaataccttgaatattaataaataataataataataaagaacaCAATGAGTGTTGAACTATTGACCTTAAGgtctatttcaatttaaagACCACTATGGTAAATGATATCTTTATGCTATTGATGCGTACTTCTAGTATTTATAGGTCTACTCaactaatattttaaaaacctTAACAAATAtcttccttttaaaaaaaatttatgtcatcacatcttgtttttcttcctccCCCTCCtatctcttcttctccctcagtcttcttcttcttcttcttcttcttcttctctctctctctctctctctctctctctctctctctttcttcttcctccctaTTTCTTCTCCCTAGCAGCttgcatcttcttctccatggGGTCGTCTCCCATGGCTACCAAGAGAAACCAAGAACCTCCAAGCCATTTTCAGGGCTGCCATGGGGTCGTCTGACCCCATTGAACCCATGGTGGATCCGCCACTAGGAGATGGGGAATGCAGAATGGGAGGCACAGGGAGAGGGAGTCagcagttttttttaaaatttttatacaagttttctatgttttattgaatttttattttttaaaatattttcaaaataattttttatttagattCATGTGGCATGCTATTAGTGGACACATGGCTCCACATATATGCCATATCATCaatttaacataatttttatGGAACTCACGGTAGAGACCAATTTTATGTACGCGGAGTAATTTCGTGAAGTATCAAACGTGATAATTTCGTAAACCTCAGAGAACATTTGTGAAAATATAAGCCAACTACATATTCTTCTTTTAGTACTTTATACTTTTGTTTTCCCTAATAGGGACGACCTAACCTCAGTTGCAATAGTAAAGGTGTTGAATCATCTTGGCCAGTGGGAAATACTTCACATTCCTGGAAGGTACGTAATAATCATGGAATTTACACTCAACTTCTTTTATTGCTCCCTCATAGATGATATCATTTTTCTAttgtatgtttttatttctttaaaatgtTTGATGAAATCGTTGCTTGCACTCTCTCTTGTATGATTaaatggaaagaaagaagagaaaaaaaaagaaaaaaaaagaggaaaatggcACTTTCATTTTGGCACATCTTTCtgtaattctctctctctctctctctctctctctctctctctctctctctctctctctctctctctctctctctctctctctctctctctctctctctctctccctagaAACCCTAGATTGATAACTAACTTTTCGTAAAAACTTGATTCTGTCATTGTCAAATGCACCAAAAGGCAATCCTCTCTGTACATCGGGAATTTATGTTGTTATCAAGTCATCACttcttattatttaatttttttttatataagcaaAGCGACAAGTGAAGGtgcaataaaaatttgaacataAAACCTTCACTAGTATGCAagttaaacttttttttttgtttccttagTACAAGTGACATTGATGTTTTTCATATTTCtagcaggaaaaaaaaagggataatgatcatcattttttattttaggtttaattattttttttagtacaaccTATTTGGGAGGAGATTTACACGTATTTATTGGGTGTCTGAGAGTTTTGAACTTCTACTCATATGAGTAGAAATGAAATAGCAAAACCACCTGAGTTATACCCTTCACTGGCTATGTTTTGATTACTTTACATTTaagcttatatatatacaccatTCACAGATACATGTACGCGTGCAGACTTACGCGTACTCTAATTTTATGTCTCCTTGGTATACATGTACAGAATGAATTCAATTTGTTGTCTTAACTTACCTATCTTTGGTCCAAGAGATGATCGTTGGGTGACAATAAATACGATGGAAGATGGAAAAGTGAGGTTCCTTTTGCTTCGTTTACAcgtgtttttgttttcgtgAGATATGCATGCATTGGTTAATATTTCTGcgattggcatttgcaatcaggtttaatattatttgtatcATATTTATTCACTAGATCACCTCTTTAATAGGGATTCGGACcctttatattaattttcgCTGTTAGAATtagctttgatttttctttacaaATGTTTTTTCAAATGAGTGGATGCTGATCCCTGTAATAGAGGTGACCCCACCAATGTATGTGGGACCTATCATATTAGAGAGGTTGTCAGTAATATGATCAGTAAATGTGGTCCAAATAACAAGATTCTTCATTTGTACGACCATATTAATGATCATCTCTCTAAAAGAGGATCCATCACCGTATGTAGGATACATCCATATTAGAGAGGTAGTGAGTAATAATGTTGTCCAAATAGAAACACCCGATACATATAATACCCattaattactttaaatttTCTATGTTAAAATTGAGTTAATTACAGACACCCACGAACCTATCTTTCATAGACGATAGATGCCTCAAAGTTATCGGTTCCATAAAGCGATATTCGGACGATGGCAGAGACCGGACTCTCCTTGATCAGGTCATACATCATCTTGAATTGATATTTGTTCAGATTGCAGCATCCATTTCAAAGAG
It encodes:
- the LOC18781952 gene encoding uncharacterized protein LOC18781952 isoform X1, with the protein product MAGDVAQFLQKKFLASLSETESELSGAVLISDLGAIKDIVISIDTRRLTGDYYCRFISVLLDLTEALTKCQVFSHEWKMHSHRKTHLAVFNHLSLRKICFVWKMKKRLAAIKRIFEAEFMKKEERIYNLRESSSRPYPEENLESELPVVEGEVVGFDEQLWKIRNFLLKPSPSSGAGFAAVGILGIAGAGKTTLVREFLSWWIVRGEFSPIIWLCLSNIIKENKQGEEEIEVSIVKCMLSKLDHDAVVDGDDIIQEEEKTIRSNNSGHLLAALLERLNQGLSDKRYLIVLDDVWHMNDFYSDLGHLLEVQEVGDRLSHGLPKGSGGAVIVTSRIPEVVEAMVVPAEGSDQHYNSLIIRLEPLDRQSCWGIFKDTVYGYLPDFEYQQHLEKVEIEIKDLCDGLPLAARTLAEIMSHKSHSLRWTSPPYRKSEELLQLPDFFFGIPIGRRTYPPYRKSEELLQLPDFSFGIPMLVFIDMRREEELIYKFGNHLYSDQVFGVLLEEPNMYNNPETVLKDVYGTLEKLKQNGYYGFASEIQKKMRIIVVGEDYVVNWILGVICDLKLPESPSIAPVPPPTSKWGSNWYNEHQYGIAASFGWKKISNISPLRSYLVDVALAKPMRIDRCHESLNLKPSSIQVNVIFPLSWHCLIRMKHTQSSTSQQEKPYSSFMDQLPHYLHEVGDVGKADNPILHGRFWYYLMLAEVPYAMEILLFRDFWNWDDLTSVAIVKVLNHLGQWEILHIPGRMNSICCLNLPIFGPRDDRWVTINTMEDGKTPTNLSFIDDRCLKVIGSIKRYSDDGRDRTLLDQVRGIRFEFIKGAEGYARITIDGAPEFDIPTDELAEIEISYHGQVNILAGPNCPAKSIHLSSQSSVSQANAKD
- the LOC18781952 gene encoding uncharacterized protein LOC18781952 isoform X2, whose product is MAGDVAQFLQKKFLASLSETESELSGAVLISDLGAIKDIVISIDTRRLTGDYYCRFISVLLDLTEALTKCQVFSHEWKMHSHRKTHLAVFNHLSLRKICFVWKMKKRLAAIKRIFEAEFMKKEERIYNLRESSSRPYPEENLESELPVVEGEVVGFDEQLWKIRNFLLKPSPSSGAGFAAVGILGIAGAGKTTLVREFLSWWIVRGEFSPIIWLCLSNIIKENKQGEEEIEVSIVKCMLSKLDHDAVVDGDDIIQEEEKTIRSNNSGHLLAALLERLNQGLSDKRYLIVLDDVWHMNDFYSDLGHLLEVQEVGDRLSHGLPKGSGGAVIVTSRIPEVVEAMVVPAEGSDQHYNSLIIRLEPLDRQSCWGIFKDTVYGYLPDFEYQQHLEKVEIEIKDLCDGLPLAARTLAEIMSHKSHSLRWTSPPYRKSEELLQLPDFFFGIPIGRRTYPPYRKSEELLQLPDFSFGIPMLVFIDMRREEELIYKFGNHLYSDQVFGVLLEEPNMYNNPETVLKDVYGTLEKLKQNGYYGFASEIQKKMRIIVVGEDYVVNWILGVICDLKLPESPSIAPVPPPTSKWGSNWYNEHQYGIAASFGWKKISNISPLRSYLVDVALAKPMRIDRCHESLNLKPSSIQVNVIFPLSWHCLIRMKHTQSSTSQQEKPYSSFMDQLPHYLHEVGDVGKADNPILHGRFWYYLMLAVHDWSSRDDLTSVAIVKVLNHLGQWEILHIPGRMNSICCLNLPIFGPRDDRWVTINTMEDGKTPTNLSFIDDRCLKVIGSIKRYSDDGRDRTLLDQVRGIRFEFIKGAEGYARITIDGAPEFDIPTDELAEIEISYHGQVNILAGPNCPAKSIHLSSQSSVSQANAKD